A single window of Streptomyces aquilus DNA harbors:
- a CDS encoding acyl-CoA desaturase: MTTSSDVIEDAPKANDGSPMPSATLGGEQKRGIEQITLLLFITVPFLALLAAVPLAWGWGVSWLDLGLLVFFYYLGCHGITIGFHRYFTHGSFKAKRPLRIALAIAGSMAVEGPLVRWVADHRKHHKFSDAEGDPHSPWRFGETVPALMKGLWWAHIGWMFDEEQTPQDKYAPDLIKDPAIRSISRNFIYWTMLSLALPAVIGGLVTMSWWGAFTGFFWGSLVRVCLLHHVTWSINSICHAVGKRPFKSRDRSGNVWWLAVLSCGESWHNLHHADPTSARHGVMRGQVDSSARLIRWFELAGWAYDVRWPSRSRIDSRRNTGEDGSRRRKDTVEAA; the protein is encoded by the coding sequence ATGACCACGAGCTCCGATGTGATCGAAGACGCCCCGAAGGCGAATGACGGCTCACCCATGCCCTCCGCCACCCTCGGCGGGGAGCAGAAGCGCGGGATCGAACAGATCACGCTGCTGCTCTTCATCACCGTCCCGTTCCTCGCGCTGCTGGCGGCGGTGCCGCTGGCGTGGGGATGGGGGGTGAGCTGGCTGGACCTCGGCCTGCTGGTCTTCTTCTACTACCTCGGGTGCCACGGCATCACGATCGGTTTCCACCGCTACTTCACACACGGTTCCTTCAAGGCCAAGCGCCCGCTGCGGATCGCGCTGGCGATCGCGGGCTCGATGGCGGTCGAGGGCCCTCTGGTCCGCTGGGTGGCCGACCACCGCAAGCACCACAAGTTCTCCGACGCCGAGGGCGACCCGCACTCCCCGTGGCGGTTCGGCGAGACGGTCCCGGCGCTGATGAAGGGCCTGTGGTGGGCGCACATCGGCTGGATGTTCGACGAGGAGCAGACGCCGCAGGACAAGTACGCGCCGGATCTGATCAAGGACCCGGCGATCCGTTCGATCTCCCGGAACTTCATCTACTGGACGATGCTGTCCCTGGCCCTGCCGGCCGTGATCGGCGGTCTGGTGACGATGTCCTGGTGGGGCGCGTTCACCGGCTTCTTCTGGGGCTCGCTGGTCCGGGTCTGCCTGCTGCACCACGTCACCTGGTCGATCAACTCGATCTGTCACGCGGTGGGCAAGCGGCCGTTCAAGTCGCGGGACCGTTCGGGCAACGTGTGGTGGCTGGCGGTGCTGTCGTGCGGCGAGTCCTGGCACAACCTGCACCACGCGGACCCGACGTCGGCGCGGCACGGTGTGATGCGCGGCCAGGTGGACTCCTCGGCGCGGCTGATCCGCTGGTTCGAGCTGGCCGGGTGGGCGTACGACGTGCGCTGGCCGTCACGCTCGCGTATCGATTCGCGCCGCAACACCGGTGAAGACGGCTCCCGACGCCGGAAGGACACCGTCGAGGCGGCATGA
- a CDS encoding TetR/AcrR family transcriptional regulator, whose amino-acid sequence MIDAVATDSSSTESNDKPRRTRRTRMTGAERRAQLLEIGRTLFAAKGFEGTSVEEIAAKAGVSKPVVYEHFGGKEGLYAVVVDREMRRLLDMVTSSLTAGHPRELCEQAAFALLDYIEEYTDGFRILVRDSPIPQSTGSFASLISDIATQVEDILGREFKSRGFDPKLAPLYAQALVGMVALTGQWWLDVRRPKKAEVAAHLVNLAWHGLDGLEAKPHLIGRRKS is encoded by the coding sequence ATGATTGACGCCGTGGCGACCGACTCCAGCAGCACCGAGAGCAATGACAAGCCGCGGCGCACCCGTCGCACACGGATGACGGGCGCCGAGCGCCGCGCCCAGCTGCTGGAGATCGGCCGCACCCTGTTCGCCGCGAAGGGCTTCGAGGGCACGTCGGTGGAGGAGATCGCGGCGAAGGCCGGGGTCTCCAAGCCGGTGGTGTACGAGCACTTCGGCGGCAAGGAGGGGCTGTACGCGGTGGTCGTGGACCGCGAGATGCGGCGGCTGCTGGACATGGTGACCAGCTCGCTGACGGCGGGGCATCCGCGCGAGCTGTGCGAGCAGGCGGCGTTCGCGCTCCTCGACTACATCGAGGAGTACACGGACGGCTTCCGCATCCTGGTCCGTGACTCCCCCATCCCGCAGTCGACGGGTTCCTTCGCCTCGCTGATCTCGGACATCGCCACGCAGGTGGAGGACATCCTGGGCCGCGAGTTCAAGAGCCGCGGCTTCGACCCCAAGCTGGCCCCGCTGTACGCGCAGGCGCTGGTCGGCATGGTCGCGCTGACGGGCCAGTGGTGGCTGGACGTCCGCCGCCCGAAGAAGGCGGAGGTCGCGGCCCACCTGGTGAACCTGGCCTGGCACGGCCTGGACGGCTTGGAGGCGAAGCCGCATCTGATAGGGCGCCGCAAGAGCTGA
- a CDS encoding CsbD family protein has protein sequence MAKDQKAKAKKEQAKGKAKETVGRAVGNERLTTKGRAEQMKGDARQAKEKEKDIFKH, from the coding sequence GTGGCGAAGGACCAGAAGGCCAAGGCCAAGAAGGAACAGGCCAAGGGCAAGGCCAAGGAGACCGTCGGCCGCGCGGTCGGCAACGAGCGGCTGACCACCAAGGGCCGCGCCGAGCAGATGAAGGGGGACGCACGCCAGGCGAAGGAGAAGGAGAAGGACATCTTCAAGCACTGA
- a CDS encoding VOC family protein — MITAVDHVQLAAPPGSEDRLRAYYAGVLGMTEIPKPPALAARGGCWFQAGPVQLHLGIEAAFRPALKAHPGLRVTDIETYAARLETRGATVTWDTDLPGHRRFYSYDPVGNRLEFLEPRV; from the coding sequence ATGATCACCGCCGTCGACCATGTGCAGCTCGCCGCCCCGCCCGGCTCCGAGGACCGGCTGCGGGCCTACTACGCCGGCGTCCTCGGTATGACCGAGATCCCCAAGCCGCCCGCGCTCGCGGCCAGGGGCGGGTGCTGGTTCCAGGCCGGGCCCGTCCAGCTCCACCTCGGCATCGAGGCCGCCTTCCGGCCCGCGCTCAAGGCCCACCCGGGGCTGCGGGTCACCGACATCGAGACCTACGCCGCTCGCCTGGAGACCCGGGGCGCCACCGTCACCTGGGACACCGACCTGCCGGGACACCGGCGGTTCTACTCCTACGACCCCGTGGGCAACCGGCTGGAGTTCCTGGAACCGCGCGTTTGA
- a CDS encoding trans-aconitate 2-methyltransferase, translating into MTTWDPAQYLRHADHRARPFIDLLARVPDLPTDPARIADLGCGPGNVTALLADRWPTARVTGYDNSPEMLDKAHAEHAGPTPGGGSLDFAHADVRTWAPTGSYDLVISNATLQWVPGHVERFADWIGALAPGGTLAFQVPGNFGAPSHRLMRELAASFGLPVALRHDDAVHTPEAYLARLTALGCTADVWETTYIHLLTGEDPVLDWVKGTGLRPVLTALADDPAAREKFLTAYRAALREAYPAGPHGTPFPFRRVFAVARKEA; encoded by the coding sequence ATGACGACTTGGGACCCCGCCCAGTACCTGCGCCACGCCGACCACCGCGCCCGCCCCTTCATCGACCTCCTCGCCCGCGTACCGGACCTTCCCACCGACCCGGCACGGATCGCGGACCTCGGCTGCGGCCCCGGCAACGTCACCGCCCTCCTCGCCGACCGCTGGCCCACCGCCCGCGTCACCGGCTACGACAACTCGCCCGAGATGCTCGACAAGGCGCACGCCGAGCACGCCGGCCCCACCCCGGGCGGCGGCAGCCTCGACTTCGCCCACGCCGACGTACGGACCTGGGCGCCCACCGGCTCCTACGACCTCGTCATCAGCAACGCCACGCTCCAGTGGGTCCCCGGGCACGTGGAGCGCTTCGCCGACTGGATCGGCGCCCTCGCGCCCGGCGGCACCCTCGCCTTCCAGGTCCCCGGCAACTTCGGCGCCCCCAGCCATCGGCTGATGCGCGAACTCGCCGCGTCCTTCGGCCTCCCCGTCGCCCTGCGCCACGACGATGCCGTCCACACCCCCGAGGCCTACCTCGCCCGCCTCACCGCCCTCGGCTGCACCGCCGACGTCTGGGAGACGACGTACATCCACCTCCTCACCGGCGAGGACCCGGTGCTGGACTGGGTGAAGGGCACCGGACTGAGGCCCGTCCTCACCGCCCTCGCCGACGACCCGGCGGCCCGCGAGAAGTTCCTGACCGCCTATCGCGCCGCCCTGCGCGAGGCCTATCCGGCGGGCCCGCACGGCACGCCGTTCCCGTTCCGCCGCGTCTTCGCGGTCGCCCGCAAGGAGGCGTGA
- the tamR gene encoding MarR family transcriptional regulator TamR has protein sequence MEDEVDRLVAAWRRERPDLDVEPLEVLSRVSRLARHLDRARRLAFSEHSLEPWEFDVLTALRRAGTPYQLSPGQLLTQTLVTSGTMTNRIDRLAKKGLVERLPDPSDRRGVLVRLTDEGRDRADQALAGLLDQERAILAELSRAQRGELAGLLRQLTAPFDNIPG, from the coding sequence ATGGAGGACGAGGTCGATCGGCTGGTCGCTGCGTGGCGCCGGGAGCGCCCGGACCTCGACGTGGAACCGCTCGAGGTGCTCAGCCGGGTGAGCAGACTGGCCCGGCACCTGGATCGCGCGCGCCGTCTGGCCTTCTCCGAGCACAGTCTGGAGCCCTGGGAGTTCGACGTCCTGACGGCGCTCAGGCGCGCGGGAACGCCGTATCAGCTCTCGCCGGGGCAGCTGCTGACGCAGACCCTGGTGACGTCGGGGACGATGACGAACCGTATCGACCGGCTGGCGAAGAAGGGCCTGGTGGAACGACTGCCGGACCCCTCGGACCGCCGGGGCGTGCTGGTCCGGCTGACGGACGAGGGCCGGGACCGCGCGGACCAGGCCCTGGCCGGACTGCTCGACCAGGAGCGGGCGATCCTCGCGGAGCTCTCCCGGGCCCAGCGGGGCGAACTGGCCGGGTTGCTGCGCCAGTTGACCGCCCCGTTCGACAACATCCCCGGCTGA
- a CDS encoding LuxR C-terminal-related transcriptional regulator — MVRIRVLVVDDHRIFAESLAAALAAEPDVDVSAAGSGPAALRSLERAAAEGRRFDVLLVDADLGGNVQGIRPAVPVQEAGEDGLVDGISLVAGVRSAQPGVRIVVLAEKDDPRRAALALQAGASGWVAKDCSLSRLLTVIRGVLRDETHLPPALLTGVLRELTAARKHRTESERLVESLTPREREVLRCMVAGLGRKAVAERLFLSPHTVRTHMQNVLGKLGVHSTLAAVALARRAGVGPVDLEPAGRIRPEETHTA, encoded by the coding sequence GTGGTTCGCATCCGAGTCCTGGTCGTCGACGACCATCGCATCTTCGCCGAATCGCTCGCCGCAGCTCTGGCGGCCGAGCCCGACGTCGACGTCTCCGCGGCCGGCAGCGGTCCCGCCGCGCTGCGCAGCCTGGAGCGCGCGGCGGCCGAGGGCCGCCGTTTCGACGTGCTGCTGGTCGACGCCGACCTGGGCGGCAACGTCCAGGGCATCCGGCCCGCCGTGCCCGTCCAGGAGGCGGGCGAGGACGGTCTCGTCGACGGCATCTCACTGGTGGCCGGGGTGCGTTCCGCACAGCCCGGTGTCCGGATCGTCGTACTCGCCGAGAAGGACGATCCGCGGCGCGCCGCGCTCGCTCTTCAGGCCGGTGCGTCCGGCTGGGTGGCCAAGGACTGCTCGCTGTCCCGGCTGCTGACCGTCATACGAGGGGTGCTGCGCGACGAGACCCATCTGCCGCCCGCCCTGCTCACCGGGGTGCTGCGGGAGCTGACCGCCGCACGCAAGCACCGCACCGAGAGCGAACGGCTGGTGGAGTCGCTCACCCCGCGCGAGCGCGAAGTGCTGCGCTGCATGGTCGCCGGGCTGGGCAGAAAGGCCGTCGCCGAACGGCTGTTCCTCTCCCCGCACACCGTGCGCACCCATATGCAGAACGTCCTCGGCAAGCTGGGCGTGCACTCCACGCTGGCCGCCGTCGCGCTCGCGCGGCGTGCCGGGGTCGGGCCCGTGGACCTGGAGCCGGCCGGACGCATCCGGCCGGAGGAGACGCACACCGCCTGA
- a CDS encoding GNAT family N-acetyltransferase, whose protein sequence is MVSRMFRMETEVDKDRRDLLRIRLRDTNTAASPVLRALRGTPGERELPLHVWVLDAAGELAGGLVGHTWTAWLHVTYLWVDERHRGASLGSRLLTQAERVAREERGCAMSRVETWDFQAPEFYRKQGYDVVCVIPDYPPGITEYTLTKRLR, encoded by the coding sequence ATGGTGAGCCGCATGTTTCGTATGGAGACAGAAGTCGACAAAGACCGGCGCGATCTGCTGCGCATCCGGCTGCGGGACACCAACACCGCGGCCTCCCCGGTGCTGCGGGCCCTGCGCGGCACCCCGGGCGAACGCGAACTTCCGCTCCATGTCTGGGTGTTGGACGCGGCGGGGGAACTCGCCGGCGGGCTGGTCGGCCACACCTGGACGGCCTGGCTCCATGTGACGTACCTGTGGGTGGACGAGCGCCACCGGGGCGCGAGCCTGGGATCGCGGCTGCTCACTCAGGCGGAGCGGGTCGCACGTGAGGAACGGGGCTGTGCGATGTCCCGGGTGGAGACGTGGGACTTCCAGGCGCCGGAGTTCTACCGGAAGCAGGGGTACGACGTGGTGTGCGTGATCCCCGACTATCCGCCGGGGATCACGGAGTACACGCTGACGAAGAGACTCCGTTAG